In Chrysemys picta bellii isolate R12L10 chromosome 3, ASM1138683v2, whole genome shotgun sequence, a single genomic region encodes these proteins:
- the LOC135982097 gene encoding ribonuclease H-like, with amino-acid sequence MGQERHIWYTDGSSMVVHGKKRIRYAAINLEEEVLKGYLDHGSAQHAELHAIYPVLKQYETENCPKTVYIYADSNYCVNGVQYWMFDWQRNNWKATDGKKIAYIDEWKWIYAWVTSHPNQLKIKHVKAHGKGSAAETV; translated from the coding sequence ATGGGTCAGGAGAGACATATTTGGTACACCGATGGTAGTTCCATGGTGGTGCACGGTAAAAAGAGAATCAGATATGCAGCCATTAATTTAGAAGAAGAGGTACTAAAGGGGTATTTGGATCATGGCTCAGCACAACATGCTGAACTCCATGCCATATACCCAGTCCTAAAACAATATGaaacagagaactgccccaaaactgTATACATCTATGCTGACAGCAATTACTGTGTAAATGGGGTGCAATATTGGATGTTTGATTGGCAGAGGAACAATTGGAAAGCCACAGatgggaaaaaaatagcataTATAGATGAATGGAAATGGATTTATGCCTGGGTTACCTCTCATCCCAACCAGCTTAAAATCAAACATGTCAAGGCACATGGAAAAGGCTCTGCAGCTGAAACAGTATGA
- the PFN4 gene encoding profilin-4 — protein MNQIQSLLNDCLIRTKHVEHAAIIKLKDETVWASTLGFNLQPQHALLLSSAFFKNLLHVRREGLYFKEKHYKCVRADECSIYLKNEDSGLIAVKTDSYILVATYSEGMYPSVCVEALEKLAEYFRDKEN, from the exons ATGAACCAAATTCAATCTTTGCTCAATGATTGCCTCATCAGAACAAAACATGTGGAACACGCGGCCATCATCAAATTAAAGGACGAGACTGTGTGGGCATCAACCCTTGGCTTTAAT CTGCAGCCACAGCATGCCTTACTCCTCAGCTCTGCTTTCTTCAAGAACTTATTACACGTCAGAAGGGAGGGACTTTACTTCAAGGAGAAGCATTATAAATGTGTCCGAGCAGATGAGTGCTCCATCTATCTTAAAAAT GAAGACAGTGGTCTCATAGCTGTGAAAACAGATTCATACATCCTGGTTGCTACTTACTCTGAGGGGATGTATCCTAGCGTGTGTGTGGAAGCTTTAGAGAAACTGG cGGAGTATTTCAGAGATAAGGAAAACTGA